One segment of Solanum lycopersicum chromosome 1, SLM_r2.1 DNA contains the following:
- the LOC101266569 gene encoding WD-40 repeat-containing protein MSI2, which produces MAEEELEAAGETEQDVEEEFAVWKKNTPLLYDLVVCHALEWPSLTVQWLPSPTTDDGAFAVHKLILGTHTSDDCPNFLMVAKVHLPRNPASGLEHNLMNPQIPKVEIVQKIHVDGEVNRARCMPQKPAVVAAKTSSSEVYVFDSAKQPLDHEGGSCNPDVRLRGHDKEGYGLSWSPFKEGFLLSGSNDQKICLWDISALPQDKVLMAHHTYEEHEDVVEDVSWHPKNENLFGSVGDDCRLIIWDFRTNKAQHSVLVHEKEVNYLSFNSYTEWVLATASSDSTVGLFDMRKLSSPLHVFGSHTDEVFQVEWDPNHETVLASSGGDRRLMVWDLNRIGDEQLEGEAEDGPSELLFSHGGHKAKISDFSWNKNEPWVISSVAEDNCVQVWQMAESIYREDNDNGNC; this is translated from the exons ATGGCTGAAGAAGAATTGGAGGCGGCGGGAGAAACCGAACAAGATGTAGAAGAGGAGTTCGCCGTTTGGAAGAAGAACACGCCGTTGCTCTACGATCTTGTCGTTTGTCATGCCCTTGAATGGCCTTCTCTCACCGTTCAATGGCTTCCGTCTCCAACCACCGACGACGGTGCTTTTGCTGTACACAAGCTCATTCTCGGAACTCACACCTCCGACGATTGCCCCAACTTCCTCATGGTCGCAAAGGTTCATCTCCCTCGGAATCCTGCTTCAGGACTTGAACACAATCTCATGAATCCTCAAATCCCTAAG GTAGAGATAGTACAAAAGATTCATGTTGACGGAGAAGTGAATAGAGCGAGATGTATGCCACAGAAGCCAGCTGTAGTTGCAGCTAAGACTAGTAGCTCTGAAGTTTATGTCTTTGACTCAGCTAAACAGCCCCTTGATCATGAAGGTGGGTCTTGTAACCCTGATGTTCGACTTCGTGGGCATGATAAAGAAGGTTATGGCTTGTCGTGGAGCCCGTTTAAAGAGGGTTTTCTTTTGAGTGGTTCAAATGATCAGAAGATTTGTTTGTGGGATATATCTGCATTGCCTCAAGATAAAGTTCTTATGGCTCATCATACTTATGAG GAGCATGAAGATGTAGTTGAGGATGTGTCATGGCATCCAAAGAATGAGAACCTATTTGGTTCTGTCGGAGATGATTGTCGTCTGATCATTTGGGACTTCCGGACAAACAAAGCCCAACACTCGGTTTTAGTGCATGAGAAAGAG GTGAATTATTTATCTTTCAACTCATATACTGAATGGGTTCTTGCTACAGCATCGTCAGATAGTACTGTTGGTCTGTTCGACATGCGAAAGCTTAGCTCTCCATTGCACGTGTTTGGCAGTCATAC GGATGAGGTGTTCCAGGTAGAATGGGATCCTAATCATGAGACTGTACTGGCATCTTCAGGTGGTGATAGAAGGTTGATGGTCTGGGATCTTAACAG GATTGGTGACGAGCAATTGGAAGGGGAAGCTGAAGACGGACCGTCAGAACTTCTTTTCTCTCATGGCGGTCACAAAGCAAAGATATCTGATTTTTCATGGAACAAGAACGAGCCATGGGTCATTTCAAGTGTGGCAGAAGACAACTGTGTCCAAGTCTGGCAGATGGCTGAGAGCATCTACCGTGAGGACAATGACAATGGCAACTGCTGA
- the LOC101266875 gene encoding heavy metal-associated isoprenylated plant protein 26 has translation MGVLDHISDMFDCSSEHSKHKRRKQLQTVEIKVKMDCEGCERKVRRSVEGMKGVSSVTIEPKQHKLTVVGYVDPEKVVSRVAHRTGKKAEIWPYVPYDVVAHPYAQGVYDKKAPAGYVRRDDFQTNQLARASSTEVRYTTAFSDENPAACVVM, from the exons ATGGGTGTTCTTGATCACATATCTGACATGTTTGATTGCTCTTCTGAACACTCAAAGCACAAAAGACGCAAACAATTGCAG ACAGTGGAGATAAAAGTGAAGATGGACTGTGAAGGGTGTGAGAGGAAAGTGCGAAGGTCTGTTGAGGGAATGAAAGGAGTTTCCTCTGTAACAATCGAGCCTAAACAGCACAAGCTGACCGTAGTAGGCTATGTAGATCCAGAGAAAGTTGTGTCTCGTGTAGCCCATCGCACAGGTAAGAAGGCAGAGATTTGGCCCTATGTCCCATACGATGTGGTTGCTCATCCTTATGCACAGGGTGTCTATGATAAGAAGGCTCCTGCTGGATACGTGCGAAGAGATGATTTCCAAACGAACCAACTTGCTCGTGCCAGTTCTACTGAAGTTCGCTATACTACTGCCTTTAGCGACGAGAATCCTGCAGCCTGTGTGGTCATGTGA
- the LOC101267168 gene encoding probable BOI-related E3 ubiquitin-protein ligase 3, with amino-acid sequence MAIQAQLYTDNLGFSLGSSMENACGFNQFCFATQQQQQQQSFNQKFMNQNLMNNNMTESMPFSQFLITQMEKQRIEIDHFINSQNEKLRWILNEQKKQQLGLIWRKYESRLEFLLKHKDEEIVKAGSRTKELEEYLKKMEMENEAWQRIANENEAIVMSLNNTIEQLRESGYCLSTNGEDAESCCDVHDEDEQKMICKSCNSRSSCMICLPCRHLSSCKTCDSLLRQCPVCGIPKKAAIEAMF; translated from the exons ATGGCTATTCAAGCGCAATTGTATACGGATAATCTTGGCTTCTCGTTAGGTAGTTCAATGGAGAATGCTTGTGGatttaatcaattttgttttgctactcagcaacaacaacagcaacagagTTTTAACCAGAAATTCATGAATCAGAATTTGATGAATAACAACATGACTGAATCAATGCCTTTTTCACAGTTTCTAATCACTCAGATGGAGAAACAGAGGATTGAAATCGATCACTTCATCAACTCACAG AATGAGAAATTGAGATGGATTTTAAACGAGCAGAAAAAGCAACAACTAGGATTGATTTGGAGAAAATACGAATCGAGACTTGAGTTTTTGCTGAAACACAAGGATGAAGAAATCGTTAAAGCAGGGAGCAGGACAAAAGAGCTAGAAGAATACTTGAAAAAAATGGAGATGGAGAATGAAGCATGGCAGAGAATCGCGAATGAAAACGAAGCTATTGTCATGTCATTAAACAACACAATCGAACAACTAAGAGAAAGTGGGTATTGTTTGTCCACCAATGGAGAAGATGCAGAATCTTGCTGTGATGTTCATGATGAAGATGAACAAAAGATGATTTGCAAAAGCTGCAATTCTCGATCTTCGTGCATGATTTGCTTACCCTGTAGACATCTTTCTTCATGCAAAACTTGTGATTCTCTTCTCCGTCAATGCCCTGTCTGTGGAATACCTAAGAAAGCTGCCATTGAAGCCATGTTTTga
- the LOC101267456 gene encoding chloroplast protein FOR GROWTH AND FERTILITY 1, with the protein MERLIYTNSPPSKLHLKTFPRLPKLHFSSLLHVEPRRPNSLSCKCIHQFSSSGSIASSRFGDGHAGNSSESKHLQDGSGSKPHLLNWVAEILSQQRKVVSTSTVVLLSAMLVMLLHPVIVSPAFASFQTAAKTGGPAAAAVGTQLVRNELLTSAWAGFFAGCLHTLSGPDHLAALAPLSIGRTPMESAAVGALWGCGHDAGQLIFGLLFLLLKDRLHIEVIRTWGTRVVGFTLLVIGAMGIKEASEVATPCVALENGDCDVSVYEGIDTPVIGKKKKIGFATFATGIVHGLQPDALMMILPALALPSRVAGAAFLGMFLVGTVIAMGSYTVFIGSCSQALKDRVPRITEKLTWASSLIAIGLGIAIIVSQFFGFSLY; encoded by the exons ATGGAGAGGCTTATCTATACCAACTCACCTCCCTCTAAACTCCATCTAAAGACCTTTCCTCGTCTCCCTAAACTCCACTTCTCCTCCCTTCTCCATGTCGAACCTCGTAGACCCAATTCGCTTTCCTGCAAGTGTATTCACCAGTTTTCATCTTCTGGGTCGATCGCATCTTCCAGATTTGGTGATGGGCATGCGGGTAATTCGTCGGAATCTAAGCATTTGCAAGATGGGTCGGGTTCGAAGCCCCATTTGCTCAATTGGGTTGCTGAAATTCTATCTCAACAACGCAAG GTGGTTTCGACTAGTACAGTAGTCTTACTCTCAGCCATGCTTGTTATGCTCCTCCACCCAGTCATTGTTTCACCTGCTTTTGCTAGTTTCCAAACTGCAGCTAAGACAGGGGGTCCAGCTGCAGCAGCAGTGGGGACTCAACTTGTACGTAATGAACTACTAACAAGTGCATGGGCTGGTTTCTTTGCTGGTTGCCTTCACACCCTTTCAGGTCCGGACCATCTTGCTGCTTTGGCTCCTCTGTCAATAGGCCGTACACCAATGGAGAGTGCGGCAGTAGGAGCCCTCTGGGGCTGTGGCCATGATGCTGGACAGTTGATTTTTGGGCTGTTGTTTCTTCTCTTAAAGGACAGACTCCACATTGAAGTTATTCGTACATGGGGGACAAGAGTAGTTGGATTCACTCTTCTTGTCATCGGAGCAATGGGAATCAAGGAAGCATCTGAAGTTGCTACACCGTGTGTTGCCCTTGAAAATGGTGACTGTGATGTTAGTGTGTACGAAGGCATTGACACCCCTGTCAttgggaagaagaaaaagataggGTTTGCAACTTTTGCTACTGGCATTGTCCATGGGCTGCAACCGGATGCACTGATGATGATCTTGCCTGCACTTGCTTTGCCTTCTCGCGTGGCTGGCGCCGCCTTCTTGGGTATGTTCTTGGTTGGTACTGTTATTGCAATGGGAAGCTATACCGTCTTTATTGGCTCGTGTAGTCAGGCACTGAAAGATAGAGTTCCTAGAATAACAGAGAAGCTCACTTGGGCTTCTTCGCTGATAGCAATTGGCTTAGGAATTGCTATTATCGTCAGTCAGTTTTTTGGTTTTAGCCTATATTAG